One genomic region from Halobacteriovorax vibrionivorans encodes:
- the lgt gene encoding prolipoprotein diacylglyceryl transferase, which translates to MQYYVHNLNPIAIDFLGIKIAWYWLAYFLGYFWTLYFGKYLITKEKLNISFTHYLNYLFVGFFVMLAGGKIFYILFYNFSYYAADLKRVFYFWQGGMSFHGALIGAALWTFYYAKKHGLKFLELTDIVVTGVGIGIMLGRIANFINGELAGRVTDVSWAVIFPKLYDMSPRHPSQLYEALLEGLVLFIILFVCKKNLKRPGLNSGLFLIIYGISRFIVEFFRTPDPQIGLFFDLFSVGQFYCAVMILIGIGIISLPSR; encoded by the coding sequence ATGCAATATTACGTCCACAATCTGAATCCAATCGCTATTGATTTTCTAGGAATAAAAATTGCATGGTATTGGCTGGCCTATTTCCTTGGCTACTTCTGGACACTCTATTTTGGAAAATATTTAATCACAAAAGAAAAACTCAATATTAGTTTTACTCATTACTTAAACTATCTCTTTGTAGGCTTCTTCGTCATGCTGGCCGGAGGGAAGATATTCTATATTCTCTTTTATAATTTCTCCTATTATGCAGCTGACTTAAAAAGAGTTTTTTATTTTTGGCAGGGAGGAATGAGCTTTCATGGAGCCTTGATAGGTGCTGCTCTATGGACTTTCTATTACGCTAAGAAACACGGCTTAAAGTTTCTAGAGTTAACAGACATTGTAGTAACTGGTGTCGGTATTGGAATTATGCTTGGCCGTATTGCAAATTTCATTAATGGAGAACTGGCCGGGAGAGTTACTGATGTTTCTTGGGCGGTGATATTTCCAAAGCTCTATGATATGAGTCCACGCCATCCTTCACAACTTTATGAAGCTCTCCTAGAAGGTCTTGTCCTATTTATTATTCTCTTTGTTTGTAAGAAGAATTTAAAAAGGCCAGGACTAAACTCTGGCCTATTTCTGATTATCTATGGAATTTCTCGTTTTATCGTTGAGTTCTTTCGAACACCGGACCCTCAAATTGGTCTCTTCTTCGATTTATTCTCAGTAGGGCAATTCTATTGTGCAGTGATGATCCTAATTGGAATAGGAATTATTTCTTTGCCTTCTCGTTAA
- a CDS encoding radical SAM protein — protein MYYDFPIQYDEPVFRPPSEGRSLLIQQTIGCSNNKCTYCNMYRSKTYKERNPSEVVEDIRKAGAYYRRFEMRPSKVFLCDGDALGAPTEDIYKSLLAIREEFGDIRVGVYATAQNMLDKTDEELRFLKEAGLGICYLGMESGCDKVLHMTVKGNTAQDMIDGSLKLMAAGMKLSVIAMLGLGGKKHTQTHVVETAKVLSKISPDYLSFLTTMAVEGTPYHRMVTRGFEMLTTKEILGEMHDILSGIQASREILLRINHVSNMYPIGGSLPQDQATIIQQVKQWYDEAPVGTYPPKPSHM, from the coding sequence ATGTACTACGACTTTCCAATTCAATATGATGAACCTGTTTTTAGGCCACCTTCTGAAGGTCGCTCCCTTCTTATACAACAAACCATTGGCTGCTCCAATAATAAATGTACTTATTGCAATATGTACCGTTCAAAAACCTATAAAGAGCGAAACCCGTCCGAGGTCGTGGAGGATATTCGCAAGGCCGGTGCCTATTATCGCCGCTTTGAAATGCGTCCATCTAAAGTATTTTTATGTGATGGCGACGCTCTTGGTGCTCCTACAGAGGATATCTATAAGAGTTTACTGGCAATTAGGGAAGAATTTGGGGATATACGAGTGGGCGTTTATGCCACAGCTCAAAATATGCTGGATAAAACAGATGAGGAGCTACGTTTTCTTAAGGAAGCTGGACTTGGGATCTGCTACCTCGGAATGGAGAGTGGGTGCGATAAAGTTCTTCATATGACCGTAAAAGGCAATACGGCCCAAGATATGATTGATGGCTCATTGAAATTAATGGCCGCTGGTATGAAGTTATCAGTTATTGCCATGCTAGGGCTTGGTGGAAAGAAGCATACCCAAACGCATGTGGTAGAGACGGCTAAGGTTCTGTCTAAAATTTCTCCTGATTATCTCTCGTTTCTCACAACTATGGCCGTTGAAGGAACGCCATATCATCGAATGGTGACACGAGGCTTTGAGATGCTTACGACAAAAGAAATTCTCGGTGAAATGCACGATATTTTAAGTGGAATTCAGGCAAGTCGTGAGATTTTACTTCGAATTAACCATGTTTCTAATATGTATCCTATTGGAGGAAGCCTGCCACAAGACCAGGCAACGATAATTCAACAAGTTAAGCAGTGGTACGATGAAGCTCCTGTGGGAACTTATCCACCAAAACCTTCACATATGTAG
- a CDS encoding RluA family pseudouridine synthase — MTNKFTVTAKAHTDMSAVDLLASKCEKSNIELSKIKIKNLMKQGACWTKSAKPERIRKAKYEVKRGQTIKLFVDLNIQEQDMSELKCLHETHHYGVYYKPVGVLCQGTKYGDSYTILRELHKRMGREPFLIHRLDKETSGVMIIAYTKKGARAFSQQIKDHKIEKTYQAEVKGHPPESKRLESVIDGKEAILEYTVKKKLEKTSIVEVKLITGRKHQIRIQFTELGFPVMGDPRYGKGNGNDIGLQLVASKLSFDDPWRSGNFVTVEIPKEKQLF; from the coding sequence ATGACTAATAAATTTACCGTAACGGCCAAGGCCCATACAGATATGAGTGCAGTTGATCTTCTCGCATCAAAATGTGAAAAATCAAATATTGAATTATCAAAGATAAAAATTAAAAATCTTATGAAACAAGGTGCTTGTTGGACAAAGTCAGCAAAGCCAGAGCGTATTCGCAAGGCCAAGTATGAAGTAAAGCGTGGTCAAACCATCAAACTCTTTGTTGATCTCAATATTCAAGAACAAGATATGAGTGAGCTTAAATGCCTTCACGAAACTCATCACTATGGTGTTTACTACAAACCTGTTGGCGTTTTATGCCAAGGGACGAAGTATGGTGATAGCTACACAATTTTAAGAGAGCTTCATAAGCGTATGGGACGCGAGCCTTTTCTCATTCACCGCCTCGATAAAGAAACTTCAGGTGTCATGATTATTGCTTACACAAAGAAAGGAGCAAGAGCATTTTCTCAACAAATTAAAGATCATAAGATTGAAAAGACTTATCAAGCTGAAGTAAAAGGCCATCCTCCAGAGTCAAAGAGACTTGAAAGTGTTATCGATGGAAAAGAGGCCATCTTAGAATATACTGTTAAAAAGAAGCTAGAGAAAACTTCCATTGTTGAAGTTAAACTTATTACGGGACGCAAGCACCAGATTCGTATTCAATTTACAGAACTTGGTTTTCCAGTCATGGGAGATCCACGCTACGGAAAAGGAAACGGAAACGATATCGGACTGCAATTAGTTGCTAGTAAGTTAAGTTTTGATGATCCGTGGAGAAGTGGAAACTTTGTGACAGTTGAAATACCTAAGGAGAAGCAATTATTTTAG
- a CDS encoding YceI family protein, which yields MKFLIIGFCIILSILAFAGDINTKKSFIKWHATKVGGEHWGHIKFKDGNIQTNDKGEPIKASFTVDMSTIDVRDLEGEWKEKLENHLRTGDFFEISKYPTATMETSNIKKIGDNKYRVKGNFKIKNKIQPITFDMTYNGKLASGSFSFDRTKFGIMYRSTLLGTLGDKVIHDKVDLEFKVQ from the coding sequence ATGAAATTCTTAATTATAGGCTTTTGTATTATTCTCTCGATACTTGCATTTGCAGGGGATATTAATACTAAAAAGAGCTTCATTAAGTGGCACGCTACTAAAGTCGGTGGAGAGCATTGGGGCCATATCAAATTTAAGGATGGTAATATCCAAACGAATGATAAAGGAGAGCCGATAAAAGCTTCCTTTACTGTTGATATGAGTACAATCGATGTACGTGATTTAGAGGGTGAGTGGAAAGAAAAATTAGAAAATCACTTAAGAACAGGCGACTTCTTTGAGATTTCAAAATATCCAACAGCGACAATGGAGACTTCAAATATAAAAAAGATTGGAGATAATAAATATCGTGTGAAGGGAAATTTCAAAATCAAGAATAAGATTCAGCCTATAACTTTTGATATGACCTATAATGGTAAGCTTGCCAGTGGAAGTTTCAGCTTTGATCGAACAAAGTTTGGAATTATGTACCGTTCAACTTTACTCGGCACGTTAGGTGACAAGGTCATTCACGATAAGGTTGATTTAGAGTTTAAGGTTCAATAA
- a CDS encoding globin domain-containing protein yields MVINYRFDTQAIKESFYRIEPNLTNFWRTFFDNVFIIEPDMQKLFRHVDFENLNALASRAMTIAVKNLNQPSYLKYYLRGLGEYQFKVDISEVYFPVFEQAFLEALETYHLNNWNQELENNWREFFHFAFDLISDGMTDATLRREFEEFMEAQEKLDNYKKAA; encoded by the coding sequence ATGGTCATAAATTATCGATTTGACACACAAGCAATTAAAGAGTCCTTTTATCGTATCGAGCCTAACCTAACGAATTTCTGGCGTACATTCTTTGATAATGTCTTCATTATCGAGCCAGATATGCAAAAGCTTTTTCGTCATGTTGATTTTGAAAACCTCAATGCCCTTGCATCTCGTGCCATGACTATTGCGGTGAAAAATCTGAACCAGCCTAGTTATTTGAAATACTATCTGCGAGGTCTTGGAGAATACCAATTTAAAGTTGATATTTCAGAAGTCTATTTTCCTGTTTTTGAGCAAGCTTTTCTCGAAGCTCTAGAGACATATCATTTAAATAATTGGAATCAAGAATTAGAAAATAACTGGAGAGAGTTCTTTCACTTTGCCTTTGACTTAATTTCAGACGGAATGACTGATGCAACTCTACGCAGAGAATTTGAAGAATTTATGGAGGCCCAAGAAAAACTCGATAATTATAAAAAAGCAGCTTAA
- a CDS encoding ABC transporter ATP-binding protein, whose translation MKILEVNDLTYNFDRKSICQFDKISFDLHKGEVLTLLGPSGTGKTTLFNILCDRLTPLSGEVKKNHDLKIEIVSGVDGLNWDKTVFENIEDHLLLDNPEADSNRVRDMIEIFGLEYKDHKRLDELSAGQLQRLLFARSMVISPDVLLLDEPFSNIDEFLKATLCHEIFEIFKENEISLIFITHNLKEAYSLSDRLMYLSGAKLQVYNNPYDFYRRPLTIDAARFGGLVNLVAGPVTGRADKSLTLKNDFGQFEVIDDIGISNQFAYLAFRPKHLKVTHDGDIKGRIKVIRRFGEIDILEVASTNSKILRVQVDDASSFQVGQQLSLSIDVANSFLLPV comes from the coding sequence ATGAAAATACTAGAAGTTAATGATTTAACATATAATTTTGATCGTAAGTCGATCTGCCAATTTGATAAAATCTCTTTTGATTTACATAAAGGAGAGGTTTTAACTCTTTTAGGTCCTTCGGGGACAGGAAAGACTACTTTATTTAATATCCTCTGCGATAGGCTAACTCCGCTTTCTGGAGAGGTAAAAAAAAATCATGACCTAAAAATTGAGATTGTTTCTGGTGTTGATGGCCTTAATTGGGATAAGACAGTATTCGAAAATATTGAAGATCATCTCTTATTAGATAATCCTGAAGCGGACTCTAATCGAGTTAGAGATATGATTGAGATTTTTGGCCTTGAATATAAGGACCATAAACGTTTAGATGAATTATCTGCGGGACAACTACAAAGGCTTTTATTTGCTCGTTCAATGGTTATCTCGCCAGATGTACTTCTCTTAGATGAGCCATTTTCAAATATTGATGAGTTTTTAAAAGCGACTTTATGTCATGAAATATTTGAAATATTTAAAGAAAATGAGATTTCCTTAATCTTCATTACCCATAATTTGAAAGAAGCTTACTCTTTAAGTGATCGTTTGATGTACTTAAGTGGAGCTAAACTTCAAGTATATAATAATCCTTACGATTTTTACCGAAGACCTCTTACTATCGATGCTGCTCGTTTTGGCGGGCTCGTCAATCTCGTTGCTGGGCCTGTTACTGGGCGAGCGGATAAGAGTTTAACTCTTAAAAATGACTTCGGTCAATTTGAGGTCATTGATGATATTGGTATTTCTAATCAATTTGCTTACCTTGCTTTTCGTCCTAAACATTTGAAAGTAACTCATGATGGTGACATAAAGGGACGTATTAAAGTCATTCGCCGTTTCGGTGAAATTGATATTTTAGAAGTGGCATCGACAAATTCTAAAATTCTACGTGTACAAGTTGATGATGCAAGTAGCTTCCAAGTAGGACAGCAACTATCCCTATCAATTGATGTGGCCAATTCTTTCCTTTTACCAGTTTAG
- a CDS encoding DUF2489 domain-containing protein, whose protein sequence is MFEMTQDQFTIAFIILSVLIFILSIGVGFFYIKLKEETRKRIAEHDKMEAREKERQAFVRDSLITIARAFVQKQCEASEACIRIRMLIDRVDFVENTDFPVIFSMYEEIKHFDTHQARKDLSKQERFNQDKQRFAIEDKHMDNLVIECEKLITNLSAN, encoded by the coding sequence ATGTTTGAAATGACTCAAGACCAATTCACTATCGCTTTTATTATTCTATCTGTTCTGATCTTTATACTTTCGATTGGAGTGGGCTTCTTTTATATAAAATTAAAAGAGGAAACTCGAAAGAGAATTGCTGAACACGATAAGATGGAAGCAAGAGAAAAAGAACGTCAGGCTTTTGTTCGCGATAGCCTTATTACAATTGCACGTGCCTTTGTGCAAAAGCAGTGTGAGGCCAGTGAGGCTTGTATCAGAATTAGAATGCTAATTGATCGCGTTGACTTCGTTGAAAACACAGACTTTCCAGTTATCTTTTCAATGTATGAAGAGATCAAACACTTTGATACTCATCAAGCAAGAAAAGACCTTTCAAAACAAGAGCGTTTCAACCAAGATAAACAGCGATTTGCCATTGAAGACAAACATATGGATAATTTAGTTATTGAATGTGAAAAGTTAATAACTAATTTATCGGCCAATTAA